In one window of Romboutsia hominis DNA:
- the acsC gene encoding acetyl-CoA decarbonylase/synthase complex subunit gamma: MALKALDIFKLTPKKNCKDCGFPTCMAFCMKVASGAVEVEKCPHMSDEALAKLSEATAPLMRGVKVGAGNSEYELGAETVLFRHEKTLVNRNRFAVAFCECMTDEQVDAKLANMKAVDYVRIGEEMRVEMALIEYFENKEGFLRVVNRVKDSGLDLAYILVCEDAEVAKEAVEILKDKKPVVYGATKDNYQAMIDVVKGDKLALGVKASSLEELYSTVEAIQAAGYRELILDVTGENIKDTFTNAVQVRRIALKEQDRTFGYPSIVFANKLAKENPNMEVALSSVFTVKYGSIIVIDDIDYSKALPLFALRQNIFTDPQKPMRVETKVYPINNPDKNSPVIVTVDFALTYFIVSGDVERSKVPVHLAIPDAGGYSVLTAWSAGKFSGSSIANFIKESNVAEITDNRDLIIPGKVAVLKGDIEEALPGWNVVIGPEESMELPKFLKEYKAKKDEALANA, translated from the coding sequence ATGGCATTAAAAGCTTTAGATATATTCAAATTAACACCAAAGAAAAACTGTAAGGACTGTGGATTTCCAACTTGTATGGCTTTCTGTATGAAAGTTGCATCAGGAGCAGTAGAGGTAGAAAAGTGTCCACATATGTCTGATGAGGCATTAGCAAAATTATCAGAAGCAACTGCACCATTAATGAGAGGTGTAAAAGTTGGAGCTGGAAATTCTGAATATGAATTAGGAGCAGAAACTGTATTATTTAGACATGAAAAAACATTAGTAAATAGAAATAGATTTGCAGTAGCATTCTGTGAATGTATGACTGATGAGCAAGTAGATGCAAAACTTGCTAACATGAAAGCTGTTGACTACGTAAGAATAGGTGAAGAAATGAGAGTTGAAATGGCTCTAATAGAATACTTTGAAAATAAAGAAGGATTCTTAAGGGTAGTTAACAGAGTTAAAGATAGCGGATTAGATTTAGCTTACATATTAGTATGTGAAGATGCTGAAGTTGCTAAAGAAGCTGTTGAAATATTAAAAGATAAAAAACCAGTAGTATACGGAGCTACTAAAGACAACTATCAAGCTATGATAGATGTAGTTAAAGGAGATAAGTTAGCTTTAGGTGTTAAAGCATCTAGTTTAGAGGAATTGTACTCTACAGTAGAAGCTATACAAGCTGCAGGATATAGAGAATTAATATTAGATGTAACAGGAGAAAATATAAAAGATACATTTACAAATGCTGTTCAAGTTAGAAGAATAGCATTAAAAGAACAAGACAGAACATTCGGATACCCATCAATAGTATTTGCAAATAAATTAGCTAAAGAAAATCCTAATATGGAAGTTGCTTTATCATCTGTATTCACAGTTAAATACGGTTCTATAATCGTAATAGATGATATAGACTATTCTAAAGCATTACCATTATTTGCTCTAAGACAAAACATATTCACTGACCCACAAAAACCAATGAGAGTTGAAACAAAAGTTTATCCAATAAATAATCCAGATAAGAATTCTCCAGTAATAGTTACTGTTGACTTCGCTTTAACTTATTTCATAGTATCGGGAGATGTAGAAAGATCTAAAGTTCCTGTACATTTAGCTATCCCAGATGCTGGAGGGTACTCAGTATTAACAGCTTGGTCTGCTGGTAAGTTTAGTGGAAGTTCTATAGCTAACTTCATAAAAGAATCTAATGTAGCAGAAATTACTGATAATAGAGATTTAATAATACCAGGTAAGGTTGCAGTTCTTAAGGGAGATATAGAAGAGGCATTACCAGGATGGAATGTAGTTATAGGACCTGAAGAATCTATGGAATTACCAAAGTTCTTAAAAGAATACAAAGCTAAGAAAGATGAAGCTTTAGCTAACGCGTAA
- the lpdA gene encoding dihydrolipoyl dehydrogenase: protein MKIAVVGGGPGGYVAAIKAAMLGAEVTVIEKKRVGGTCLNVGCIPTKALLASSSMLMNIKEAKDYGINIDGEINADFKAIMGRKDKIVNQLIGGIEFLFEKRGVNLVNGFGKLVDKNTIEVTKEDGSSEIVKADKIILANGSVPVVLPMFPYDKKRVITSDEVLGLEELPESMLIVGGGVIGCEIGQFLRALGTEVTIVQRGDQILPFEDKDVAKQLQRQFKKDKIKVLTDSGVEKCEVVEDGVISTLSNGKEIKTQYVLMAIGRKPNLEGSGIEEIGIELNRGKIVVDENLQTNIEGIYAIGDLIDTPFLAHVASKEGIVAVENALGKSKTVDYTAVPRCVYTEPELAAVGKTERQLEEQGIEYHVGKFEFRGLGKAQAMGHFQGFIKVLADKEDKIVGASIVGPHATDLLTELSLAVHLGLTVEQVGDVIHAHPTLSEGLMEALHDVHGECVHAAPKLAKA, encoded by the coding sequence ATGAAAATAGCAGTTGTAGGTGGTGGACCAGGAGGATACGTTGCTGCAATAAAGGCAGCTATGCTTGGTGCTGAAGTAACAGTAATAGAGAAAAAGAGAGTTGGAGGAACTTGCTTAAATGTAGGGTGTATACCAACTAAAGCATTATTAGCATCTTCTTCTATGTTAATGAATATAAAAGAAGCTAAAGATTATGGAATAAATATAGATGGTGAAATCAATGCAGATTTCAAAGCTATAATGGGAAGAAAAGATAAAATAGTAAACCAATTAATAGGTGGTATAGAATTTTTATTTGAAAAAAGAGGAGTTAACTTAGTTAATGGATTCGGAAAATTAGTAGATAAAAATACTATAGAAGTTACTAAAGAAGATGGAAGCTCAGAAATAGTTAAGGCTGATAAAATAATATTAGCTAACGGTTCTGTTCCAGTAGTTTTACCAATGTTCCCATATGATAAAAAGAGAGTTATAACTAGTGACGAAGTACTAGGACTTGAAGAATTACCAGAGTCTATGTTAATCGTTGGTGGTGGAGTTATAGGTTGTGAAATAGGTCAATTCTTAAGAGCTTTAGGAACTGAAGTAACTATAGTTCAAAGAGGAGATCAAATATTACCTTTTGAGGATAAAGATGTAGCAAAACAGTTGCAGAGACAGTTTAAAAAGGATAAAATTAAAGTGTTAACAGATAGTGGAGTAGAGAAATGTGAAGTTGTAGAAGATGGGGTTATATCTACACTTTCAAATGGAAAAGAGATAAAAACACAATATGTTTTAATGGCAATAGGTAGAAAACCAAATCTTGAAGGTTCTGGAATAGAGGAAATAGGTATAGAGCTTAATAGAGGTAAGATTGTAGTAGATGAAAACTTACAAACTAATATAGAAGGTATATATGCAATAGGTGATTTAATAGATACACCATTCTTAGCACATGTTGCTTCTAAAGAGGGTATAGTAGCTGTGGAAAACGCTTTAGGCAAATCTAAAACTGTTGATTATACAGCAGTTCCAAGATGTGTATATACAGAGCCAGAGCTAGCTGCTGTTGGGAAAACAGAAAGACAATTAGAAGAACAAGGTATAGAATATCATGTTGGTAAGTTTGAATTTAGAGGATTAGGTAAAGCTCAAGCTATGGGTCACTTCCAAGGATTTATAAAGGTTCTTGCAGATAAAGAAGACAAAATAGTTGGAGCATCTATAGTAGGTCCTCATGCTACAGACCTATTAACAGAATTATCTCTTGCAGTACACTTAGGATTAACAGTAGAGCAAGTAGGAGATGTTATACATGCACATCCAACATTATCAGAAGGGTTAATGGAAGCTCTTCATGATGTACATGGAGAATGTGTTCATGCAGCTCCTAAATTAGCAAAAGCATAA
- a CDS encoding formate--tetrahydrofolate ligase — translation MGFKSDIEIAQEAKPQDIREIAKKLNLSEDDIELYGKYKAKVDYNLLKRDNGGKKAKLILTTAINPTPAGEGKTTTTIGVADGLAKLGENVLVALREPSLGPVFGVKGGAAGGGYAQVVPMEDINLHFTGDFHAIGAANNLLAAMLDNHIHQGNELGIDSRSITWRRCVDMNDRQLRNVVDGLGSRGDGVAREDGFDITVASEVMAAFCLASDIVDLKARLGRIIVGYNFNGDPVTAEQLKANGAMAALLKDALKPNLVQTLEGTPAFVHGGPFANIAHGCNSVIATRMAMHFADYVVTEGGFGADLGAEKFLDIKCRMANLKPDAVIIVATVRALKYNGGVPKDQLNNENLEALERGIPNLLKHVENITQVFKLPAVVAINEFPTDTEAEVNLVRAKCQELGVNVALSQVWAKGGEGGIELAKEVIRLTSEPNEFEFCYEDDLSIEEKINAIATKIYGADGVDFTPQAQKELAKLEKIGCGKMPICMAKTQYSLTDDQTKLGRPTGFRITVRQLTVSAGAGFIVALTGQIMKMPGLPKVPAAERIDVDENGVISGLF, via the coding sequence ATGGGATTTAAATCAGATATAGAAATAGCACAAGAAGCTAAGCCACAAGATATAAGAGAGATAGCTAAAAAATTAAATTTATCAGAAGATGATATAGAACTATATGGTAAATACAAAGCTAAAGTAGATTACAACTTATTAAAAAGAGACAATGGTGGGAAAAAAGCTAAATTAATATTAACTACAGCTATAAACCCAACTCCAGCAGGAGAAGGAAAAACTACTACAACTATAGGTGTAGCTGATGGATTAGCTAAATTAGGAGAAAATGTATTAGTTGCATTAAGAGAGCCTTCTTTAGGACCTGTATTTGGTGTTAAAGGTGGAGCAGCTGGTGGAGGATATGCGCAAGTTGTTCCTATGGAAGATATAAACTTACACTTTACAGGAGATTTCCATGCAATAGGAGCTGCGAATAACTTATTAGCTGCTATGCTTGATAATCACATCCACCAAGGAAATGAATTAGGAATAGACTCTAGAAGCATAACTTGGAGAAGATGTGTTGATATGAACGATAGACAACTAAGAAATGTTGTTGACGGTTTAGGATCAAGAGGTGATGGTGTAGCTAGAGAAGATGGATTTGATATAACAGTTGCTTCAGAAGTAATGGCTGCTTTCTGTTTAGCAAGTGATATAGTTGATTTAAAAGCTAGATTAGGAAGAATAATAGTTGGATACAACTTTAATGGAGATCCTGTAACTGCTGAGCAATTAAAAGCTAATGGAGCTATGGCTGCATTATTAAAAGATGCATTAAAGCCAAATTTAGTTCAAACATTAGAAGGAACACCTGCATTTGTACATGGTGGACCATTTGCTAATATAGCTCATGGTTGTAACTCTGTTATAGCTACAAGAATGGCTATGCACTTTGCTGACTATGTAGTAACAGAGGGAGGATTTGGTGCTGACTTAGGTGCTGAAAAATTCTTAGATATAAAATGTAGAATGGCTAACTTAAAGCCAGATGCTGTTATAATAGTTGCTACAGTAAGAGCATTAAAATATAACGGTGGAGTACCAAAAGATCAATTAAATAATGAAAACTTAGAAGCTTTAGAAAGAGGAATTCCAAACTTATTAAAGCATGTTGAAAATATAACTCAAGTATTTAAATTACCAGCAGTAGTGGCTATAAATGAATTCCCAACTGATACAGAAGCAGAAGTTAACTTAGTAAGAGCTAAATGCCAAGAACTAGGTGTTAACGTTGCATTATCTCAAGTATGGGCAAAAGGTGGAGAAGGTGGAATTGAGCTAGCTAAAGAAGTTATAAGATTAACTAGCGAGCCAAATGAATTTGAATTCTGCTATGAAGATGATTTATCAATAGAAGAAAAAATAAATGCTATAGCTACTAAGATATATGGAGCTGATGGTGTAGATTTTACTCCACAAGCTCAAAAAGAATTAGCAAAATTAGAAAAAATAGGATGCGGAAAAATGCCAATATGTATGGCTAAAACTCAATATTCTTTAACTGATGATCAGACTAAGTTAGGAAGACCAACAGGATTTAGAATAACAGTTAGACAATTAACAGTATCAGCAGGTGCTGGATTTATAGTTGCTTTAACTGGGCAGATAATGAAGATGCCAGGACTTCCAAAAGTTCCAGCAGCTGAAAGAATAGATGTTGATGAAAATGGAGTAATCTCAGGATTATTCTAA
- a CDS encoding methylenetetrahydrofolate reductase, whose amino-acid sequence MSLLRETLESGKFAVTTEMAPPKGTDLSHLIECAKPLVGRVHAANVTDFQSAVMRTTSLATCKLLKDVGLEPVIQMTGRDRNRIAIQGEMLSAGVFGINNMLALTGDHTVVGDHPQAKGVFDLDAVGILQTAETLMKGTDLVGNALKGSPEFFLGASVTPEYAPIEVQLLKMQKKINAGAKFFQTQAVYDIEHMREFRKLTRDMDCKVLAGIVPLKSPGMAKFMTANVPGIFVPDDQIERLRAAGKENWVSEGIKMAGEFIRQLKEEDLCDGVHIMAIGAEENVPAILDAAGL is encoded by the coding sequence ATGAGCTTATTAAGAGAAACATTAGAAAGTGGGAAGTTTGCAGTAACAACTGAAATGGCACCACCAAAAGGTACAGATCTTTCTCACTTAATAGAGTGTGCAAAACCATTAGTAGGAAGAGTTCACGCTGCAAATGTAACAGACTTCCAATCTGCAGTTATGAGAACTACTTCGCTTGCTACATGTAAATTATTAAAAGATGTAGGATTAGAACCAGTAATACAAATGACTGGTAGAGATAGAAATAGAATAGCAATACAAGGAGAAATGTTATCTGCTGGTGTATTTGGAATAAACAATATGTTAGCTTTAACAGGAGACCATACAGTAGTTGGAGATCATCCACAAGCTAAAGGAGTATTTGATTTAGATGCTGTTGGTATACTTCAAACTGCTGAAACTTTAATGAAGGGTACTGACTTAGTTGGTAACGCATTAAAAGGATCACCAGAATTTTTCTTAGGAGCTTCTGTTACTCCAGAATATGCTCCAATAGAAGTACAATTATTAAAAATGCAAAAGAAAATAAATGCTGGAGCTAAGTTCTTCCAAACTCAAGCTGTATATGATATAGAACATATGAGAGAGTTTAGAAAGTTAACTAGAGATATGGATTGTAAGGTATTAGCTGGTATAGTACCTTTAAAATCTCCAGGAATGGCTAAGTTTATGACTGCTAATGTTCCTGGTATATTTGTTCCAGATGATCAAATAGAAAGATTAAGAGCTGCAGGAAAAGAAAATTGGGTATCAGAAGGTATAAAGATGGCTGGAGAGTTCATAAGACAATTAAAAGAAGAAGATTTATGTGATGGTGTTCACATAATGGCTATAGGAGCAGAAGAAAATGTTCCAGCTATATTAGATGCTGCAGGTTTATAA
- a CDS encoding methylenetetrahydrofolate reductase C-terminal domain-containing protein, which translates to MIVSENKSMQEILGFLKKAQKVVIVGCNECAATCKSGGEEEVLKMKEALESEGKTVLGYTLLEPACNLLKSKKDLKVLKEELKEADAVLSMACGDGTQTIVKNINKLPVYPANNTMFIGETKRVGEFEESCKACGECELGWTGGICPVTVCAKGLINGACGGAKNGKCEVSPENDCAWIMIYEKLKELDQLENMVEMRPMKDYSKQNNPRHLNLKKKEEEASAEA; encoded by the coding sequence ATGATAGTTTCTGAAAATAAATCAATGCAAGAAATTTTAGGATTCTTAAAGAAAGCTCAAAAAGTTGTTATAGTTGGATGTAATGAATGTGCAGCTACTTGTAAAAGTGGTGGAGAAGAAGAAGTTTTAAAAATGAAAGAAGCTTTAGAGTCAGAAGGAAAAACTGTTTTAGGATACACTTTACTAGAACCTGCATGTAATCTTTTAAAATCTAAAAAGGATTTAAAAGTATTAAAAGAAGAATTAAAAGAAGCTGATGCTGTTTTATCTATGGCTTGTGGAGATGGAACTCAAACCATAGTTAAAAATATAAATAAATTACCAGTATATCCAGCAAATAACACTATGTTTATCGGGGAAACAAAGAGAGTTGGAGAATTCGAAGAGTCTTGTAAGGCTTGTGGAGAATGTGAACTTGGATGGACTGGAGGAATATGTCCAGTAACTGTATGTGCTAAGGGATTAATAAATGGTGCATGTGGTGGAGCTAAAAATGGAAAATGCGAAGTTAGCCCAGAAAATGATTGTGCTTGGATAATGATATATGAAAAGTTAAAGGAATTAGATCAATTAGAAAATATGGTTGAGATGAGACCAATGAAGGATTATTCAAAGCAAAACAATCCAAGACACTTAAACTTAAAGAAAAAAGAAGAAGAAGCTTCAGCTGAGGCTTAG
- the acsE gene encoding carbon monoxide dehydrogenase/acetyl-CoA synthase methytransferase subunit produces the protein MEKFMIIGERIHCISPVIRKALEERNPEPILKRAKEQLEAGAHYIDFNIGPAERDGEELMTWGVQLLQKEFNNVPLALDTANRKAIEAGLKVYNPINGKAIINSADAGGRIDLIDLAGEYQAKVIALCAKEGIPKDNDERMAYCQEMLERGLMAGLEPEDMLFDPLCLVIKGMQDQQMDVLESIRMMTEMGLLTTGGLSNVSNGCPKHVRPILDSTWLAMAMANGFSSAIVNPCDEEIMRTVKSCDIIRNASLYADSYLELNEGGFAFNA, from the coding sequence ATGGAAAAGTTCATGATAATAGGGGAAAGAATACACTGTATATCACCAGTAATAAGAAAAGCATTAGAAGAAAGAAATCCAGAGCCAATACTTAAAAGAGCTAAAGAGCAATTAGAAGCAGGAGCTCACTATATAGATTTTAATATAGGGCCAGCTGAAAGAGATGGAGAAGAGTTAATGACTTGGGGAGTTCAATTACTTCAAAAAGAATTTAACAATGTTCCATTAGCATTAGATACTGCTAATAGAAAAGCTATAGAAGCAGGTCTTAAAGTTTACAATCCTATAAATGGTAAAGCTATAATAAACTCTGCAGACGCAGGTGGAAGAATAGATTTAATAGACTTAGCAGGAGAATACCAAGCTAAAGTAATAGCTTTATGTGCTAAAGAAGGTATACCAAAGGATAATGATGAGCGTATGGCTTACTGTCAAGAAATGTTAGAAAGAGGTTTAATGGCTGGATTAGAGCCAGAAGACATGTTATTTGACCCATTATGCTTAGTTATAAAAGGTATGCAAGATCAACAAATGGACGTTTTAGAATCTATAAGAATGATGACTGAAATGGGATTATTAACTACAGGTGGATTATCTAACGTATCTAATGGTTGTCCAAAGCATGTTAGACCAATACTTGATAGTACTTGGCTTGCAATGGCAATGGCAAATGGATTTAGTTCAGCTATAGTAAACCCATGTGACGAAGAAATAATGAGAACAGTAAAATCTTGTGACATAATAAGAAATGCCTCTTTATATGCTGACTCATATTTAGAGCTTAATGAAGGTGGATTTGCATTTAATGCATAA
- the acsD gene encoding acetyl-CoA decarbonylase/synthase complex subunit delta, with protein MAFKMSVQKYSGKISEVEIGTGEKAIKIGGENILPFYNFDGNGGNTQKIGIEITDIYPEGWSDAFKEMYKDVCDCPVKWAKHVEENTKADFICLKLESADPNGLDKTPEECAEVAKKVVEAVSVPVIIAGCGNHEKDAKLFEKVAQAVDGHNCLFLSATEDNYKAVGAAASMAYSHKVSAESSVDINLAKQLNVLLGQLGVKSENIVMNIGSSAVGYGYEYVASTMDRIRLAAFGQNDKTLQMPIITPVSKETWNVKESIASVEDEPAWGCVEKRGIAMEISTAASALVGGSNAVILRHPESVETIKELVSALA; from the coding sequence ATGGCATTCAAGATGTCTGTTCAAAAGTATTCTGGTAAAATATCAGAAGTAGAAATAGGGACAGGAGAAAAAGCGATAAAAATAGGTGGAGAGAATATTCTACCATTTTATAACTTCGATGGGAATGGTGGAAATACTCAAAAAATAGGAATAGAAATAACTGACATATATCCAGAAGGATGGAGCGATGCTTTTAAAGAAATGTATAAAGATGTTTGTGATTGTCCAGTTAAGTGGGCTAAGCATGTAGAAGAAAATACAAAAGCAGACTTTATATGCTTAAAGCTTGAAAGTGCAGATCCAAATGGATTAGATAAAACTCCAGAAGAGTGTGCTGAGGTAGCTAAAAAAGTTGTTGAGGCTGTTAGTGTACCAGTAATTATAGCTGGATGTGGAAACCATGAAAAGGATGCTAAGTTATTTGAAAAAGTAGCGCAAGCAGTAGATGGGCATAATTGTTTATTCTTATCAGCTACAGAAGACAACTACAAGGCAGTAGGGGCTGCGGCTAGTATGGCTTATAGTCATAAAGTGTCTGCTGAGTCTTCAGTTGATATAAACCTAGCTAAACAATTAAACGTATTATTAGGACAATTAGGCGTTAAATCTGAAAATATAGTTATGAACATAGGTTCATCAGCTGTAGGATATGGATATGAGTATGTTGCATCAACTATGGACAGAATCAGACTTGCTGCATTTGGTCAAAATGATAAAACATTACAAATGCCAATAATAACTCCAGTTTCAAAAGAAACTTGGAATGTTAAAGAATCTATAGCAAGTGTTGAAGATGAACCAGCTTGGGGATGTGTAGAAAAAAGAGGTATAGCAATGGAAATATCAACTGCTGCAAGTGCATTAGTTGGTGGATCAAATGCAGTTATACTTCGCCATCCAGAGTCAGTAGAAACTATAAAAGAATTAGTTAGCGCATTAGCTTAA
- a CDS encoding cyclodeaminase/cyclohydrolase family protein, translating to MKISEKTCVEFVEVLASKSAVPGGGGAASLVGAIGMALGSMVCNLTIGKKKYAEYEESIKEILAKAGDIEKKLLSMIDEDAENFLPLSKAYGLPTSTEEEKKIKEETMEKALKVACEVPINIVRVCFDAIKLHEDLVDKGSRLAISDVGVGVQCLRAAILSGQLNVVININSIKDEEYVAKVKNEVDTLVEEGVKICDEVYAKVEKALGK from the coding sequence ATGAAAATATCAGAAAAAACTTGTGTTGAATTTGTAGAAGTTTTAGCTTCTAAATCAGCAGTACCTGGAGGAGGAGGAGCAGCTAGTCTAGTTGGAGCTATAGGAATGGCTTTAGGTAGCATGGTTTGTAACTTAACAATAGGTAAGAAAAAATATGCTGAATATGAAGAAAGCATAAAAGAAATCTTAGCTAAAGCAGGAGATATAGAAAAGAAATTATTAAGCATGATAGATGAAGATGCAGAAAACTTCTTACCTCTTTCAAAAGCTTACGGTCTTCCTACATCAACTGAGGAAGAAAAGAAGATAAAAGAAGAAACAATGGAGAAAGCTTTAAAGGTAGCTTGCGAAGTTCCAATAAATATAGTAAGAGTATGCTTTGATGCAATAAAATTACATGAAGATTTAGTAGATAAAGGTTCAAGACTTGCAATAAGTGATGTAGGTGTTGGAGTACAATGTTTAAGAGCTGCTATACTTAGTGGCCAATTAAATGTAGTAATAAATATTAATTCAATAAAAGACGAAGAATATGTAGCTAAAGTTAAAAATGAAGTTGATACTTTAGTTGAAGAAGGCGTAAAGATATGTGATGAAGTTTACGCTAAAGTTGAAAAAGCATTAGGTAAGTAA
- a CDS encoding AAA family ATPase, with amino-acid sequence MGYNIAVAGKGGTGKTSLTGLLINNLVSNKKGPVLVVDADANANINEVLGIDVEDTIGSIREEVNQREKQGNAFPGGMTKAQYLQYRLNTCMSEGEGYDLIVMGRSEGEGCYCYVNGILREQTDKLADSYEYLVIDNEAGMEHLSRKTTKHIDKLLLVSDCSRRSVQAVARIRDLARELKLSVSDIYLIVNKVPNGILNDGIKEEIEKHNLSLIGVVPMDEMIYEYDSNGIPLVELPKESKAKVAINDIVTKLELK; translated from the coding sequence ATGGGATATAACATAGCAGTAGCAGGAAAAGGTGGAACTGGTAAGACTAGTCTTACAGGGCTTTTAATTAATAATTTAGTAAGTAATAAAAAAGGACCAGTATTAGTTGTAGATGCAGATGCTAATGCTAACATAAATGAAGTATTAGGTATAGATGTTGAAGATACGATAGGGTCTATAAGAGAAGAAGTAAATCAAAGGGAAAAACAAGGTAATGCTTTTCCAGGAGGAATGACTAAGGCTCAATATTTACAATATAGATTAAATACTTGTATGTCAGAAGGCGAAGGATATGACTTAATAGTAATGGGAAGATCTGAGGGTGAAGGTTGTTATTGTTATGTTAATGGGATATTAAGAGAGCAAACAGACAAACTAGCAGATTCTTACGAATATTTAGTTATAGATAACGAAGCTGGAATGGAACATTTAAGTAGAAAAACTACTAAGCACATAGACAAATTGCTATTAGTTAGTGATTGTTCTAGACGTAGTGTTCAAGCTGTTGCTAGAATAAGAGATTTAGCTAGGGAATTAAAGCTAAGTGTTTCAGATATATATTTAATTGTAAATAAAGTTCCAAATGGAATATTAAATGATGGGATAAAAGAGGAAATTGAAAAGCATAATCTAAGTCTTATAGGTGTAGTACCTATGGATGAAATGATATATGAATATGATTCTAATGGTATACCTTTAGTAGAATTACCAAAAGAATCAAAAGCTAAAGTTGCTATAAATGATATAGTAACTAAATTAGAATTAAAATAG
- a CDS encoding bifunctional 5,10-methylenetetrahydrofolate dehydrogenase/5,10-methenyltetrahydrofolate cyclohydrolase: METTITKGQIIKGKPVADQISENLIKEVNELVKEGINPKLAILRVGANGSDLAYERGALKRCESIGIQTQVVELPEDVTQEEYIKTLKGLNEDKNVNGILCFRPLPKQLDEEAIKYIISPEKDVDSFSPINSAKVMEGDKTGFPPCTPTAVVEILKHYGVELSGSKVAVLGRSMVVGKPAAMLLLNENATVTICHSRTKDLAKVTSEADVLVAAVGRARMVKEDFVKEGAVVIDVGINVDAEGNLCGDVDTNAVLDKVSMITPVPAGVGSVTTSILAKHVVKACKLQNNK, encoded by the coding sequence ATGGAAACAACTATAACAAAAGGACAAATAATAAAAGGAAAGCCAGTTGCTGACCAAATAAGTGAAAACTTAATAAAAGAAGTTAATGAATTAGTTAAAGAGGGTATAAATCCTAAGTTAGCTATATTAAGGGTAGGTGCAAATGGAAGTGACTTAGCTTACGAAAGAGGAGCATTAAAAAGATGTGAAAGCATAGGAATACAAACTCAAGTTGTTGAATTACCAGAAGATGTAACTCAAGAAGAATACATAAAAACATTAAAGGGATTAAATGAAGATAAAAATGTTAATGGTATATTATGCTTTAGACCTCTTCCAAAGCAATTAGATGAAGAAGCTATAAAGTACATAATATCTCCAGAAAAAGACGTAGATAGTTTCAGCCCAATAAACTCTGCTAAAGTTATGGAAGGAGATAAAACTGGATTCCCTCCATGTACACCAACTGCAGTAGTTGAAATATTAAAGCACTATGGTGTTGAATTAAGTGGATCTAAGGTAGCTGTATTAGGTAGATCAATGGTTGTTGGAAAGCCTGCTGCAATGCTTTTATTAAATGAAAATGCAACAGTTACTATATGCCATTCAAGAACTAAAGATTTAGCTAAAGTAACTTCTGAAGCTGATGTATTAGTTGCTGCTGTTGGTAGAGCGAGAATGGTTAAAGAAGATTTCGTTAAAGAAGGAGCAGTTGTTATAGATGTTGGTATAAACGTAGATGCAGAAGGAAACTTATGTGGAGATGTTGATACTAACGCAGTACTTGATAAAGTATCTATGATAACTCCAGTTCCAGCAGGAGTAGGTTCTGTAACTACATCTATACTTGCTAAGCATGTAGTTAAAGCTTGTAAGTTACAAAACAACAAATAA